TCGTCGATCATTTTggcttttcctttccctcttgaaTGTTCCACTTCGACGTTAGCTACGTATATTcacaaaacatatcaaataatcaatttCCATCCGATTCAcaaccaaatattaattcatgcatattttgcaagttattcaatttagtctctaaaatcgGGACTAGCATAACTTTCATTCTAAAGCTTCGGATTAAAATTCgatttcacatttattcattaaagaccttatattttatattcctttttaattttttataatagttttgtattttattcagtttgtccctaatgtacaaaactaacaattaaggtttacaatttagtcccttttcgtaaattaagcttaaattctatcaatttcacacctaaatcattcaattctcaacaatggaaacttaccaaaatttcacCAATTGATCAAATTGATCCATGAGTTACCTTAATCAAGTTCCCatgataaaaaaatacataaaaatcaaagaaaaatggctagagacttacttgaaattaaaattgaatgtGAACTTAGGTTTTCAAAACGTTTCTTAAATGGTGGATAATGAGAAAGGTTGAAGATTTCCATCTTTTTCCACTAACATTTcctatatatattatgattaattttaattaagattaattaattaacttaatcatgcttaattaagctttaatctttaattaacttaaactaattaCAATTAACATCACATCCCACTATCATTTATTTAGAATTGGTTTATTTCCCATTTTAATCCTTTGGTTAATTGTTATCAAAGTCCCCAAGtcttattctaattaaaaatttataatgattaaacttttacaatttagtctctaagccttattaaccattttttttgctaaattgcttaactaaatttcaattaaacaatataataactctgtaaatatctCTATTTAATATTAACAGACTCGGTTTATGAAAAATAGAGTTCCAAAACCGCATTTTTGACACCCCTAGAAATTGAGTCGTTACATATTCAATAAGCTTGGTCATCATCATGGCCTTACTGGACTTGTTGTTATCTCATGCTATCATTCATAACTTTTTTGTTTAATAtgtcatttttatttcatgtcaTGTTATCGTAGATTTTTGAATATctaattttgtataaattaaaattatttaactatttattctatatagaaaagaaaatcttTATAATGTTAAATGTATTATGAAATGTTTGTGTGAGACTACAAGTGGTGTTTGTGTTTGTACAAGTGCTATCTGTATTATGACATGTTTGcatgaatgaaaattgaaaacatattttataacCGATTTTTTAAATACCATTCAACAATTGAAGAAAAATCAATGTTGTTTCGGTTGGATCAGATCAATTTGGAGAAGGGTTTTGACTCGATTGATCCAAAAACTAGTACGAATCAGTTAAACAGGGTAAAAACCCACTTGAACTAgatcttagtttttttttatgaatttttaatattgtatttaagTGAACCGGACAAACCGATCAGATAGATCGGATCGACGAACTAAGCCTTACCGGTTTATATTGTCAAAAAAATATAGCACACAAGCATGCATAATGAGAAAATAAATGTCAAATAAATCCTAATAAAAAGACAGATTTTGACTtgtgttaattttgatattaagtaaATTGCTATTTTAAACACGAATTGAAAGTTTAAACGATAGGTTGATAAGTTTAGGAGttgtggatttttttttctttcattataatttttaaatttgatttatccACTCTATCTAAATTACCattccataaaataaaaaataaaaaataaaaaacattttcttaattataaaaattaatattaattttcttttaatttttaacaataaatagGGCTATTGTTGGATAAGAAGATtaacaaattagggtttaaagttttggAGTTTTTTTGTTTTCGGGTGGAGGTGAAAAGGGATCATGCTTGTGGCTGGCACCAGTTGGTGCATAATCTGTGATTTCCATTAGCATCCTTTCTCCATTGAAATCATGTCCTAAATATTCCCCAAACATTTCCTCAGCTTCGATTGATTTTTCCACATCCTGCAAAATACAatcttattattaaatttatatatattcagCTAATGTAATTTAAGTGCTAATTTAATATtacttctcaaaaatatttttgagaaaatattaaaattttctactTCTATTTTTGGCCAAAATAGTGCTTTTGCAACACAATTTTCTGTCCCCAAAAgcatttttaaaaagattaaaagtgTATTTTAACGCAAAAATGCTTCTAAGAAGTAATTGTAAACTAACCCTAAAAGCAAAAAGTTATTCGAAAGCATCCTCTTTTGTTTTAAGATTTGAAAGATAGAAAAATGACCTGAACAAGTAAATCTTGGACGGAAGAAGGGAATAATTCCTTATTTGAGTTGAGATTTCCTATAGAAATATATTACAGAacaaattttgtataaattaattaactaaaaaaacccAAACTTAAAAATTAAGATATTACCCTTATTTGTTATAGGAACAGCAGCAGAAGAAATCATAAGGCAACATAAACCCAGAAAAAGCAGCATCAATCTAACATTAAAACCTTTGTTCTCCATGCTGATCATAAACAAAAaatgagaaaagaagaagaaatttggTGATGGTGGACTTGGTAATTACTACTTTATATAGAGTTGATTTCACATTAGTATTAAATTAAgtcaattattttaaaattttaatttaattttaaattagtaaatgctATGGTTTTTGTTGTCaattattgaaatggtaagcagTTTTACAACAACTCGGAGAATCAACAccttccatatattttattttaaaatgaggAATAAAATCCTACCcattaattcatactttaaaaAGGTTTAAATGTGAagtattgatatatttttttataatttctagagTTTTTTATTTgaggaaattttttaaaacaatatagattttgtgaataaaaaactttttttttcatttatttaataacaaaataaaaatgtgttttaaaaaaaaaagtgaaatttactagatatatatgtaaattattaGACCAATCTATGGGTCGGGTAGGGCCTTAACAAAATTCCAAGCCTGGCCTAAAAATGAGTCTAATTTTTTGCCCAAGCTCATCCCGGGTTATAGATGTTAAATTTGGAATtggcccggcccatattaaaattttttattttatttttatataaaaaaatttaaaaatacaatacattaaaaatattataataaatatttctcaacaaattgaaaataaatttaaaaatgtctTTACACCTAAACAACACTAAGATGGGTGCaattaacaagcaaatgcctctaaaatagtaacaaaattaataacaaagaaagagttatacaatatccaaataataacaataaaatagtagcaacataatagtgaaataacAGTAAAACAGTgagaaaatagcaaaaaaaagtTACTTGAggacaaaaaattttattttttgcctaagcccatttttcgggcttatatttttacctaaactctCTCTTTTTTCAGGCAGGCCTTCCCAgctcggcccatggacaggtctacaagttatcaatattttatttaaatataacttGTAATTTATCTACTGGATAAATATGTAAATTACTAAacttatcaatttattttttaaaaaaaagagagaccaACAATCTCTTTTTACCACATAACTAAACCTCGTCATGGGTTAGGCCAGGCCGAGTTGATGAAAAAATTTAGACTCGTTTTATAGACATGGGCCCGGCCCAACTCGAAAAATAGACCtaaattttgcccaaacccatcCCAAATAAAAAAAGCTAAACTCGAGCTCAACTGAACTTACCcatgtcaaaaaaaaattatatatatatataaacaaatttaaaaaacataatacatcaaatacattaaaagcattaaaataaatatttcttaacaaattgagaataaaataagaattatataatatttaaacaataacaacaaaataataatagtataaaaacaaaataacagaAGCGAAAAACATTTTAATCAGACTTAGGCTAAGCTGAGCCTATATCAAAAAATTATTATCCGaaacttttaatatatattttttatttaaatttattttttgaacttatatttttacttaaattactCAGATTTTCAAGCGAATCttttaatatatacaaataaCCCGACCTATAGAAAAGTTGCAGACGTAAGTATAGCCTAGAGCCTCAAAACAGCGGAACCACAACAGACCACGCAATGAAAAGAGAATCGTCAAATAAAAagtcaaccttttttttttgtttactttttacCTTCAAACCAATTTACTAGGCGAATCTCAGCCGTCCAAGAGGTCATCATCCATTCAATCTCTTGGTCTTCTAGTTGCCTCGTAGCAAATTTTCTATTATGGAAAAAAAAAGGGTATTTCTAAAGCTAACCCCATCTAATAATCAAACTCGGTACAAATGGAGAAATTGTATTGGCTAGAAGATCTGACAACCTGATGTAGACAATTCGGACCCTTTTGGAAAACGGGGTCTTTTTCCTTCAAACCACGTTTGAATTTCGGAACCCGGTCCGAGTCCGACAAAGCTTTCATAATCAAGATTTTGGGAGAAACCCTAGTTTTAGATTTTTAGGGTTCTAAATAATCTCAAAAGTTTTTTCGCGCTAAAATATGGATCACAGTGGTAGCTGTTACGAtacattcttattttttttctaggTAAATGTTTTAATTTCGATTGCTTTTCTTATTAAAGAAGAATTGAAATCTTGGTTTTCAGGTCAGAGAGGATCATCAAACCCGTCAGCTATGCTGGCTACTTTGCTTAGTAGAAGAGCTAAGCTTCAAGAAGAGCTTGGAAACATCGAGAGACAAGTAATTTCATATTCCCCCCTCCCCCCAATTTGGTTcaaattagattatattttacaTCACTGTTTCTGGTTTTGAATGTAAGTGGGAAAGCTAAATGCAGGTGTACGATATGGAGACTAGTTATTTACAGGATACAGGTCAATGCGGCAATGTTTTGAAAGGTTTTGAGGGGTTCCTCTCTTCATCTAATAAGAACACTGCCCTGTATGGAATGCCTGCTTTAACACTTTTTCCTTTATGTTTTTCCTCTACTTATGTGCCTAtctaatgttatattttatattatgcttGTTTAGGATTTAAATCTGCAAAAATTGAACTTTTTAAAGTTCCATTCCTAGACATTGTCTGAAATTCCCTGAGATGAATtcaattaaatgtaaatttgtcTTAGGGATTTGTATGTTATGCTTCAGCCATTTATTGAAGTTGATTTGCAGCTCGAAGCGGTCCAGGAAGTTCCAGCCTGAAGACAGGCTATTCTCATTATCTTCGGTCGCTTCTCCGGTGGTGCGTATTCTTCTTTATTAAGTTGCTTTccatccttttctttttttcttgtttgCTGGCATAGCTACTTCCTGTTCATGTCAATTGAAGTGAAGTACATGAGATTGATTTCTCCAACTGCTTGGACCTAACTGATTACATTGTTATAACCGAAGAATGGGGCTATAGGCAATGTCAAGTTGCCTTACTTTATGTAGGATTTTGCATGTCCATTATAAGCATTTATGACTTTTAATAGGATGAAAATGTTAGAATATAAACGAGATAGCCTTTGCATTTTATCTATAGCATTTTCTTTGGTTGTAAAGGAGGGGGTGTTTCCTGTTTCTTTTTTATCCTCATTTCACGAGGGGCTCGTATCATCTTGCATTACTATCGCATACTCAGGTACAGATTGAGCAACAACCATTCTAGTACCCACAAGGAGTTCATCAACTGATTGCAACTTTGTGCAAGATTCATATTGCTATTAGTGCAACAAAATTATGTATTGATGCCCATTCTACAGAAAATCCTACCAAAAGTTTCAAACTAGATCTAGAACTGGCTGATTAAGGCCATTTCAAGTATGCAGATCCTGCTGCAATTTCAAACATGTCAGCACTTTATTTAAAGAGTGATGGATATTAGAATTACTATGactacatatatatgtatacatgggAATAACTCTTCATGGATACATGAAAGGCAAAATTCTCAATGAAGTAGTTTTCTTTTACTGCAGCTTATTTTCAGTAACTTCGAAGAAGCTGGAGATGTGTACAACTTATTTTCTTCAGAATTTTGTTCACTGTGAGGTTTTTCCGACTGATTTTTTGCTGCTATTGTTGTTTTTTCAGGCTGAAGAGATTGCCACTGCTAGAGATGGTGAGCCTGTAATATGCAGGTGCATCAGCACATTTCCCTTCTTGATGTTTATTGtttgttattattgttgttgtgtGTGTGCGTTTTAGCAGGTGGGAAATTAGACTGGTCCTGTTCGGTCTAAGGATCAAGTTTACTTTGCCAATGGGCATTAAAtgcattaattttgttttttacaGAGGAAAACCGAAGAAGGGAAGAGGTAGAGAAGCAAAGAAAATGCGACACTTCAGTGAACCAGATTATGACTATGATGATGATCCTGATGTGACTTTATGAAATGAGTTGAATCTAACAAAGTACTTTTTGGCCTTGCCTTAATGCTTTCAAGCTTTAATGTCCAATCTTAGATGTTTTTCGTATCATAACAACCGGTGATAGCAGATGTTATTTACATGATTTTCAAGTATGCCAGatgaaaaaatgattttggtttttCATGGTGCTCAAAATCGAATCAGGGGTTCATATGGGCAGAATGTTGAGTGATAATGTGAAGGACCCTTTACGGTCTGAATCTTCTGGGCTAGTTCTGGCAACTAGTCTCATCTTGTTTTGTTCTACTCAGCATTTTAACAGAGATTCTACTTGCTTtggatcctttttttttttttctaagggGGCCAAAACCTGAAAAACTTGAGGCTTTTGGTTGAATTTGGATGATTATATGCTTGGTTTGGAACACAATAAATTGCTAAATAATCTAGAATTTTAAAGCTAAATTGGGTTTCAGTGTTGAATTGCCTGCTAATCTTGCATTTAATAGTAGCTTCTTAAATCACCAAAATCTCAAGTAGACTTGCAATTAGGGAAGTAAATGAATATATATTACTTCAATTCCGTGAAAATGTTATAGTGATAAGATCTCGACCAAGCAACAGTCTATGAATTTAATTGatgttaaaaataaacaaaaataaaatattcaagcaacccagatataaaaatatatacaagttTGTAGTAtaatttataaatcaataaaaggCAGATATCCAAGTGTGTTTAGGGACAAACATATTGAAGTAACATTCGGACGCAGACACACTACCCAAAAAGATGCATGTAAAAGCAGAGCTCTTCCATCCTTTCCATCATTTTTCAACTCAAAAAGTATCAAATATAAAGAAAACTAACAATTTAATGGTTACCAACCATGGATGCTCCAAGACCTGAGCAGCAAATAAGAGCACCCCAATGGAAGAAACTGCCTCAAACAACAGCCATCTCAACATTCACCTATTTAAAGCAAAAATCAAAAGTCAAACCATCAATCAAATTGTCTCTTAATTGTCTATGATTGCAAGAAACAAACCAATGATACTTGGAAAAGGGGATCATAAAATTGTCAACTTAAACCAATCATTCCACACAATGTGAATTTTGTAAAACAGCAAACTACCTACATTAATCGAATGGCAGATGGGCCAGATATAGCAGCTACTTTCTGAGCTTGCTGGGTTTCACTCCGGTATAGCTCTTTCATTGCCTTTTTCATTTTCCGTGCTTCACTTCGTTCCTTTTTTATAGCAAGCTGAAAGCATATAATTCATCCATTCAGCAGTGAACAAATTAAACATCATTTCAAAGCAATTAAATACATTCCCAAGCAAATAGGGCTGAACACCATTAAAACACGCATGCAAATAGATACGATACCTTCCGTTCTTTCTTTTCCTCCTTAGTCTCCTGACCATGTTGCTTTCTCTTATGCTGTTCGGGTATTATGCTACATGCAATCTTGACTTTTTCTGCTGCAGCCTTCCTGCTATTAGGTAAAAAGTCTAGTGGGAGCTTTTCTTTTCCCCTGAGGGATATCACCTGACTTTTGGCACTCAAAGCCCCAGAAACAGTTTCAGCTAACTTCTTTTTCCTAGTTACCCCCGGAGCTTCAATTTTTCCTGGGTGGTTATCAAGGGTCGAATACGTGGAGATGATGCTCTCACAATCAAATTGTTCTGATTCATCGCTGCTTTCTTGCACAACCATCACTTTTTCATCTTcactttcattttcataattttcggCGTATTCAGCACAACGCCGCATGATATCAGCAGTTAGCTCCTTGCTTTTAGGACTTTTACTACCATGCAATAAATCAGCAGGAGCTTTATATACATCATCATGCTCCAAATCATCCATATCATTTTCATTTAGAACATTTTTCAGGTTGTCTGCCAGAAACTCTTCTTCTTCAGCCATGTAACCCTCACAATCATCATCGTCGTCATCAGAGCCATATTCTTTAAGTTCAAGCTGCAATAACCAGAGAATTCGATAAAATTATCATTAGTACCATGTTCTTGAAGTTCAATCAAAAGGAAGCAAGCAAAAGGTAAAATCTTCATGCAACATTCTAATTCAAGGAAATACACTAAACAAAATAGACATAACTAAAATTTCTCGAAATAAAACTCCTAATTTGAAAGGAAATCTTCAATTCCATAAGTTCTAAACGCACAAATTACAATGGAATCAAGAAAACCAAAATAGACTATAAATTACTCTAAAAAGACTCACAATGTCGAATTGCTCATCCAAAAGGCGCCGGGAGCGTGGCTTTTCTTCCCCTTGGTAATTCCTTACTTCATTTGCAATCTCTTGATTGCCGGATTTCGTATCAGCATTCTTAACACTGGCATCAATAAACTCAAATTCTTCAACAAAATTCAACTTCTTACCACTCTCATCACCCTCCCCTTCTTCACCAGTGTTTGCCCTAACAACAAAATCCTCCTCCAAATCCTCAACATCAGATCCAAAACGCAACAAATCACTATCATCAAGCAGAGCAGCCACTTCAGGATCAAACACTTTGTTCATCCTAGCATTAAGTGTATTTGAAGCAACACTGTAAATTGATTTCTCATTATAATTCCCTTTTGAATTTGATATCTGTACTCTTGAAGCATCATAGGCCTGAGCATAACACACAAAAACAGTAATCAAACATAAATTAATCAGAAATTAcacaaaattatttaaagaacACTGGTAACTTGAACCAACCTTAACATCATGAGGAAGCTGGTCAGGCTTGAACTTAGGGTTATGATAGAAAGCAGAGCCTCCACCGGTGTTTCTAATCTCTCtcaaatgaatcaaataattGTAACCATCATCTGGAAACCCTAGCTCCAAAATCTCCTTCCTGACATTCTCCGGCAATGCACCCTTATCGTTCACGACCATATGAGAGGAGCTTCCCAACACTCTATCATAATCGTCACCACTGTCACCATTGTCATTGGGTGCATCGGCGAATATAGAGTCCTCGTTATCATATTGACAGTCATTATAGCAATTATTATCTTCGTCAAAGACGGTGTCGAAGGAGACAGGATTATTGTCGACTCGGACAAAGACTCGGTCGCTACCAGGTGAGTCACTGTAATTGGGATCAGAAGAGTCTCGAGCAAGTAGTTGGAATGTTGCTGATTTCTTTTTATCGATGAATTTCTTTTTTCCCATTATCAGGTATTTTTCAGATACTGAAAAAATGGAACaatgaaaatagatttatcatcacaAATCAACAATCTCAAATAGGCTTGCAATTCCATTTCTGGTTCAATCAGCCATTAGGGTCAAAACATGGGCTGAAGCTAAGCCGAACTACCCATCCCATGACCATACAACAACTATTCTAATAAGTAAGCCGAATAAAGGTGAGCAGTCAGTTGGTTTGGTTAAAATACTCCAAAAACCGACTTAATCAACTTTGAAAAAATTGAGAACCGAGAACCAAAACAACCTTAAAGAAAACCACAATAACCAATCTGGCTTTAATTGGACGTTCAGTCAGTTAACGGAATTAACCCAGAAACTGAAATTTCTGTACAAGAGCAATATACTcggaaaacagaaaagaaaagttgacaaAAATACTAATATGTTCCCATTTTCCCAAGATATTCTggggaaaaaaattagaaatcgtcactgatttaattaaaaaaaatagctaTAACGTTTCGCCGAATTGATGTATTGACTGGAGTTCCAACAAACACTATAATGCTTCACCAATAAGCTCATCCACTTTTATGCAAACATATGGTACAAAACAAGACCACTGTTTTTACGTGATTATCCTAAGCTTCGGCGCTAGTACAAAAGAAAATTATTAAGTACCTGCAGTAAATCTCCCTTTTTCCCAATATATATACACCAAATGCcaattatatatacacatataatacaGGATTAACCCAATAGATTTCAGTAGCAAAAGAAAACTTACACTTACGGTGATGATTGTGTGGGTTAATTTCAGTAGCTGTCGGCTCAGCTGTGGGTGGAGCCAACGACAACGGCAAAGGAGGCGTGGCTGTGGGCGGAGGCTAAGTAGGCAAGGGAAGCTGAGACTGAGAGGAACTGTGGAATGAAAGATATTACTTCTTCAAAGTTTTTCTTCAGCTTAGGGTTAaacttttttagtattttatatataaaaaggtaaattatgctattagtcccTATATGATGCACAAATTAAGGGTTTAGTCCTTACTTTGTTGCTTAATATCACAAACAATCAATCTATTTTGGTTTGACTCAATTTATTTTCTCAAGTTATCTGTCGAAGTTAGCTCAATAACTGATTATGCACATTCAATAAAACTATTAAAGAGTAGATGCTGGTCACAAATTTTAAAACTGCTCTATATCTAAGACAAAAATTGAATCGTTAATTAATATAAGAGAAACATTTGTTATCTCACTTAACTCTCAAACTTACGAATTTAATTGTTAGCAGGAGGATTAATTAATGAGTCTAATTAATGTTAATGGATTCGGGTCGGGTAATAACATATCTTCGGGTTTGGGTTTTTAATAGTAGTAAGTCACATCCCatattaaagaaaaaacaaaaggcaACTCCATCGTCGAAAGTGAAAACCGGAAAGCTCCCTCTTTTCGATTGCTCCGCTCGGACTTCCCCCGATTCTCGCGCCTTCAATATTTTATCTTCCCTTTGGCTCCAAATGAATTTGCTGGTAACGTTTCATACTTCCCATGGTTTGAATTTtcctttgtatttatttatttttattttgcaattCAAAATAAAACAGGATAAGCTGAAGAGGCAAACGAAGGAGGAACCGGGTGAAGTTAAAGCACCCCAAGTCCAAGTTCCAGTTTACTGGCTCGAGACCTCCGATACTGTCTCTCGTCGTTATGAGTTTGAACCCGACGGCTACCTCTCTGTGAGTGTTATCTCTTTAACTTTAGCTTGACATTCAGACAATTTTACATATACTTGGTCTGCGaatttaatctttctttttcatttcttatttTGGCATTCTGAACGAGTAATTGTTTTACTTGTGATTCTTTTTTTTGGGTAGTTCATGAatgttgtttctttttctttttgctgcaGGTGAAGGTGGTTAATGATTCAAGACCAGTATACCATAGGGTGGTTGAATCTTTCCTGAATAAGTTTTTCCCCTCTGGATATCCTTATAGGTAAAATGCTTCCTTTTTACTTGTTGAATTTATGATACTGGAACCAGCCTGAGAGtgcataattattaatttttggtgTTTGATTTGAACAGTGTGAATGAGGGTTACCTTAGATACACACAATTTCGGGCATTGCAACACATGATAAGCGCAGCATTATCAGTTTTATCGACTCAGGTCTCCTTCTCATACCTAGAAGGATTCTGCATATCCTTGTGAAAGTAGTTCATAGATGTtgccaaaattttcaaacaaaaaaaaagggggggggatGGTGGGGAGGCAGGGTAAGACTCTGTATATTTGGGTGCGAAGATATTTAGTTGATTTCTTGGCATTTGACTACCAGCGTAATATATCAGGTCATTTCCTTACATTTCTCACTCCTTTGCAGTCACTTTTATTTGCTGCAGGCTTGCGACCTACCCCTGCGCAGGCAACTGCAGTTAGCTGGGTAAGCTTTTATTTTAGTTGAAGAATTCATACTGATTGTGTGTTTCAAATCATATACTATTTGGCTAGAGGTTTGCATTTATTTTGTTGATGAGCAGATATTGAAAGACGGAATGCAGCATATGGGAAAGCTCATATGCAGTAATTTAGGTGCAAGAATGGACTCAGAACCAAAACGTTGGAGAATTTTGGGTTTGTCTTAATTCAGTTTCTGCTGAATGTCAATGCTACCCATGTCGTATTGAATATTTGAATAAGCCTTT
The Gossypium hirsutum isolate 1008001.06 chromosome A07, Gossypium_hirsutum_v2.1, whole genome shotgun sequence genome window above contains:
- the LOC107956880 gene encoding uncharacterized protein, producing the protein MISMENKGFNVRLMLLFLGLCCLMISSAAVPITNKGNLNSNKELFPSSVQDLLVQDVEKSIEAEEMFGEYLGHDFNGERMLMEITDYAPTGASHKHDPFSPPPENKKTPKL
- the LOC107955437 gene encoding protein LTV1 homolog, translating into MGKKKFIDKKKSATFQLLARDSSDPNYSDSPGSDRVFVRVDNNPVSFDTVFDEDNNCYNDCQYDNEDSIFADAPNDNGDSGDDYDRVLGSSSHMVVNDKGALPENVRKEILELGFPDDGYNYLIHLREIRNTGGGSAFYHNPKFKPDQLPHDVKAYDASRVQISNSKGNYNEKSIYSVASNTLNARMNKVFDPEVAALLDDSDLLRFGSDVEDLEEDFVVRANTGEEGEGDESGKKLNFVEEFEFIDASVKNADTKSGNQEIANEVRNYQGEEKPRSRRLLDEQFDILELKEYGSDDDDDDCEGYMAEEEEFLADNLKNVLNENDMDDLEHDDVYKAPADLLHGSKSPKSKELTADIMRRCAEYAENYENESEDEKVMVVQESSDESEQFDCESIISTYSTLDNHPGKIEAPGVTRKKKLAETVSGALSAKSQVISLRGKEKLPLDFLPNSRKAAAEKVKIACSIIPEQHKRKQHGQETKEEKKERKLAIKKERSEARKMKKAMKELYRSETQQAQKVAAISGPSAIRLM
- the LOC107955439 gene encoding chromatin modification-related protein MEAF6 isoform X1, coding for MDHSGSCQRGSSNPSAMLATLLSRRAKLQEELGNIERQVYDMETSYLQDTGQCGNVLKGFEGFLSSSNKNTALHLLKLICSSKRSRKFQPEDRLFSLSSVASPVAEEIATARDGEPVICRGKPKKGRGREAKKMRHFSEPDYDYDDDPDVTL
- the LOC107955439 gene encoding chromatin modification-related protein MEAF6 isoform X5, which codes for MLATLLSRRAKLQEELGNIERQVYDMETSYLQDTGQCGNVLKGFEGFLSSSNKNTALHLLKLICSSKRSRKFQPEDRLFSLSSVASPVAEEIATARDGEPVICRGKPKKGRGREAKKMRHFSEPDYDYDDDPDVTL
- the LOC107955439 gene encoding chromatin modification-related protein MEAF6 isoform X3 — protein: MDHSGSCQRGSSNPSAMLATLLSRRAKLQEELGNIERQVYDMETSYLQDTGQCGNVLKGFEGFLSSSNKNTALSKRSRKFQPEDRLFSLSSVASPVAEEIATARDGEPVICRGKPKKGRGREAKKMRHFSEPDYDYDDDPDVTL
- the LOC107955439 gene encoding chromatin modification-related protein MEAF6 isoform X4 — protein: MDHSGQRGSSNPSAMLATLLSRRAKLQEELGNIERQVYDMETSYLQDTGQCGNVLKGFEGFLSSSNKNTALSKRSRKFQPEDRLFSLSSVASPVAEEIATARDGEPVICRGKPKKGRGREAKKMRHFSEPDYDYDDDPDVTL
- the LOC107955439 gene encoding chromatin modification-related protein MEAF6 isoform X2; this translates as MDHSGQRGSSNPSAMLATLLSRRAKLQEELGNIERQVYDMETSYLQDTGQCGNVLKGFEGFLSSSNKNTALHLLKLICSSKRSRKFQPEDRLFSLSSVASPVAEEIATARDGEPVICRGKPKKGRGREAKKMRHFSEPDYDYDDDPDVTL